The Toxotes jaculatrix isolate fToxJac2 chromosome 14, fToxJac2.pri, whole genome shotgun sequence genome window below encodes:
- the LOC121193203 gene encoding solute carrier family 12 member 9-like isoform X3, protein MSEKAPLLHYRLTTSTGPEPEDASKHSGAKAGRDSRRSKDKTGRKLGVVFGVVIPTLLSMFSVVVFLRIGFVVGQAGLYQSVAMFLVAYFIITMTVLSVCAISTNGALDAGGAYYMISRALGPEFGGSIGIMFFFANVCGSALYVLGLVEAIMSAFGIPEGLHHVLPSGYWWSVLYGTVLLFICFIVCLVGAHIYAKATFIIFIIVTTVLASSFISFFIVGPTVVILPDTSLLNSTSLRSANYTGFQLHTLEGNLLPSYAVDYTTGSMMSFATVFAVMFNGCTGIMAGSNMSGDLKNPSYSIPRGTLAAVVITFITYNLLSLLTAWSCDRHLLQRDYSFLGDINIWPPLVTVGIYSSTMSAAMSNLIGASRILYALSKDNLFGGVLALVKKTSQNGNPWASVLVSWLLVQVVLFAGKLNNIAGIVTIFFLLVYAAVNLACLALEWASAPNFRPSFRCFTWHTCTLGIFGCLVMMFLISAIYAFASIAFMLLLLMLIHYLGPISNWGYISQALIFHQVRKYLLMLDVRKDHVKFWRPQVLLMVANPRSCIGLMTFINDLKKSGLYVLGHIKLGLLDGLPSDPLQSCYDSWLSLVDHLNIKAFVNLTLADTVRHGVQNLLFITGFGGMRPNTVVLGFYDDCTPQDYLQGKILVSTGLGLDAVCPAKDPGEQRSPFFPSVRGTGEPKDLQEEEYVSVIADAVKMGKNVTLARYFDQFNREEVLGSGPKIGGHQSMTGPFVDVWPLNLLRPDSRGYVDTCSLFLLQLACVLQETRAWNQARLRLFLCVEAGCSLQEEEETKLRVMLKELRISAQVQMVVWDQVVALHWQRQGRRERGNLVESAQNEEQLEREEAAEEEHGIQTFPNNAAQLTDEYICAVNNLIHRHGAPKPAVRFLYLPRPPADTSRYCAYLHQVDLLSRDLGPTLLIHGVTPVVTTDL, encoded by the exons ATGTCAGAAAAGGCTCCGCTTCTACATTATCGACTCACCACCAGCACCGGTCCGGAGCCGGAAGATGCGTCCAAACACAGCGGGGCCAAGGCGGGCAGAGACAGCCGACGGTCCAAGGACAAAACTGGCCGAAAACTCGGAGTGGTGTTTGGGGTGGTCATACCAACGTTACTGTCCATGTTCAGTGTCGTTGTGTTTCTGCGAATTG GATTTGTTGTGGGTCAAGCAGGGCTCTATCAGTCTGTTGCCATGTTTCTGGTGGCCTACTTCATTATCACGATGActgtgctttctgtgtgtgccaTCTCCACCAATGGGGCTTTAGATGCTGGAGGTGCCTACT ACATGATCAGCCGAGCACTAGGTCCAGAGTTTGGCGGCAGCATCGGgatcatgtttttctttgccaaTGTTTGCGGCAGTGCTCTCTATGTTTTGGGTCTGGTGGAGGCTATCATGTCTGCCTTTGGCATCCCAGAGG GTCTCCATCACGTGTTGCCTTCAGGATACTGGTGGTCTGTGCTTTATGGCACTGTCCTGCTCTTCATATGTTTCATTGTCTGCTTG GTGGGAGCCCACATTTATGCCAAAGCCACCtttatcattttcatcataGTCACAACAGTCCTGGCTTCCAGTTTCATCAGTTTCTTCATTGTGGGGCCTACTGTGGTGATTCTGCCAGATACTTCTCTTCTAAACAGCACAAGCCTGCGCTCTGCCAATTATACTGGTTTCCAGCTCCACACCTTGGAGGGCAACCTATTGC CCAGTTACGCAGTTGACTACACTACCGGTTCCATGATGAGTTTTGCCACAGTGTTTGCTGTCATGTTCAATGGCTGCACTGGAATCATGGCAGGCTCCAACATGTCAG GTGACCTGAAAAACCCCAGCTATTCCATTCCAAGAGGAACGCTTGCAGCTGTGGTTATAACTTTCATCACATACAATCTGCTTAGCCTGCTGACTGCATGGTCCTGCGACCG TCACCTACTCCAGAGAGACTACAGTTTCCTGGGAGACATCAATATATGGCCGCCCCTGGTGACAGTCGGGATTTACTCCTCCACTATGTCTGCTGCCATGAGTAACCTGATAGGAGCCTCCAGGATCCTGTATGCTTTGTCCAAAGACAACCTGTTTG GTGGTGTCCTGGCTCTGGTGAAGAAAACATCTCAGAATGGGAACCCCTGGGCCTCGGTGCTTGTCTCCTGGTTGCTTGTTCAG GTGGTGCTGTTTGCTGGAAAATTGAACAACATAGCTGGTATTGTAACTATCTTCTTCTTGTTGGTCTATGCTGCTGTGAACCTGGCCTGTTTAGCTCTTGAATGGGCCTCTGCGCCAAACTTCAG accCTCATTCCGCTGTTTTACCTGGCATACCTGCACACTGGGCATCTTTGGCTGCCTGGTCATGATGTTCCTGATCAGTGCCATTTACGCCTTTGCCAGCATAGCCTTTATGCTGCTTCTCTTGATGCTAATCCACTACCTCGGTCCCATCAGCAACTGGGGATACATCAGCCAGGCTCTCATCTTCCACCAG GTGCGTAAGTACCTGTTGATGTTGGATGTGCGTAAAGACCACGTGAAGTTCTGGAGGCCCCAGGTGCTGCTGATGGTGGCAAACCCTCGTAGCTGTATAGGCCTCATGACTTTCATTAATGACCTGAAGAAGAGTGGGCTCTATGTACTGGGACATATAAAGCTGGGGTTACTAG atGGGTTGCCCTCTGATCCTTTGCAGAGCTGTTATGACTCCTGGCTGTCTCTAGTGGATCATCTAAACATCAAGGCATTTGTCAATCTTACTCTGGCTGACACTGTCCGACACGGAGTTCAGAACCTGCTTTTCATTACAGGATTTG GTGGAATGAGGCCAAACACAGTTGTCTTGGGTTTCTATGATGATTGCACTCCTCAGGACTATCTCCAAGGTAAAATTCTTGTGTCTACAGGCCTTGGCTTGGATGCAGTCTGTCCAGCCAAAGACCCTGGAGAGCAGCGATCCCCTTTCTTTCCCAGTGTGCGGGGTACTGGAGAACCCAAAGACCTTCAGGAAGAGGAATATGTGTCAGTGATTGCTGATGCTGTGAAAATGGGAAAGAATGTGACTCTGGCTCGTTACTTTGATCAGTTCAACCGGGAGGAGGTCTTGGGGTCAGGACCAAAGATTGGAGGCCACCAAAGCATGACAGGGCCATTTGTTGATGTGTGGCCTCTGAATCTGCTTCGACCAGACAGCCGTGGCTATGTTGACACCTGCTCACTGTTCCTCCTGCAGCTGGCCTGTGTGCTTCAAGAGACCCGTGCCTGGAACCAGGCAAGGCTACGCCTCTTCCTGTGTGTGGAGGCTGGATGCAGtctgcaggaagaggaggagacgaaGCTCAGGGTTATGCTTAAGGAGCTAAGAATCTCAGCCCAGGTCCAGATGGTGGTTTGGGACCAGGTAGTAGCACTGCACTGGCAGAGACAaggaagaagggagagaggtAATCTGGTGGAGTCTGCTCAGAATGAGGAGCAgttggagagagaagaagcagctgaggaggaacatgGTATCCAAACGTTCCCCAATAATGCTGCTCAGCTTACGGATGAATATATCTGTGCTGTCAACAATCTGATTCACCGACACGGAGCCCCTAAGCCTGCTGTGCGATTCTTGTATCTGCCACGCCCACCAGCAGACACAAGTCGTTACTGTGCCTACCTGCACCAGGTGGACCTTTTGAGTCGAGACCTTGGCCCAACATTGCTCATTCATGGGGTCACTCCTGTGGTCACCACTGATCTCTAG